The Kosakonia sacchari SP1 genome includes a window with the following:
- a CDS encoding methyl-accepting chemotaxis protein yields MNITKRLLLAFSLLILSLIGTNVIAIISLSKIGESQNYFQENTLPSLDAMNKETMQILKVRGQLFLHGLTDDPAGMAEIKQNATKLYDDLYAMHQGYLKDLVSDQHDQDLSNKTLSDLEKFRSVMDQYFKVSESNDRVAIIKSMQKGGFVADNIALLINDFAEQVAYNSSLVTRAVQDSDNLISRAMMLSLTATIAATLILGLFGLFTVLNIKRRLNGMKDGMVTISEKLDLSHALPTGRLDEIGQAVSAFNNLVERVAESLAMVRAASGSVNTAANEIALGNNELSARTEQQSAAVVETAASMEELSSTVKQNAENAHQASQLALTASDTASQGGSVVGAAVSRMKDIMDSSKRISEITSVINGIAFQTNILALNAAVEAARAGDQGRGFAVVAGEVRSLAQRSAQAAKEIEALISESVTFVEEGSRQVDLAGETMSGIVNSVLQVKDLMQEIAAASDEQNRGISQIAQAMSEMDTTTQQNAALVQESSAAAGSLEDQATKLQQLVDVFRLPGQQPAVVRSSVLPVRQPRPAVAGGGDDGWETF; encoded by the coding sequence ATGAATATTACAAAGAGATTGTTACTTGCTTTCTCGTTACTGATCTTAAGCCTCATCGGCACTAATGTTATCGCTATAATTTCTCTCTCTAAAATTGGTGAATCGCAAAACTATTTTCAGGAAAATACTTTACCTAGCCTGGATGCAATGAATAAAGAGACGATGCAGATCTTAAAGGTTCGCGGACAGCTCTTTTTACATGGTCTGACGGACGATCCCGCCGGGATGGCCGAAATAAAACAGAATGCAACAAAATTGTATGACGACCTCTACGCCATGCACCAGGGGTACCTTAAAGATCTTGTTTCTGACCAACATGATCAGGATTTATCTAATAAAACATTAAGTGATTTAGAAAAATTCCGTTCGGTAATGGACCAGTATTTTAAAGTATCAGAAAGTAATGACCGCGTTGCCATTATTAAGTCAATGCAGAAAGGTGGGTTTGTCGCAGATAATATTGCGCTGTTAATTAATGATTTTGCTGAGCAAGTGGCGTACAACTCATCATTAGTGACCAGGGCTGTTCAGGACAGCGACAATTTAATTTCCCGGGCAATGATGCTTTCGTTAACGGCGACGATTGCCGCCACCCTCATTCTGGGTTTGTTCGGATTGTTCACCGTGCTGAATATCAAACGTCGTCTGAACGGCATGAAAGACGGCATGGTCACAATTAGCGAAAAATTGGATCTCAGCCATGCGTTACCGACCGGACGTCTGGACGAAATCGGCCAGGCAGTAAGTGCCTTTAATAATCTTGTTGAGCGAGTGGCCGAATCGCTGGCTATGGTGCGTGCCGCTTCCGGTTCGGTGAACACTGCCGCGAATGAGATAGCGCTGGGTAACAACGAACTCTCTGCCCGTACTGAACAGCAATCCGCCGCTGTGGTTGAAACCGCCGCCAGTATGGAAGAGCTAAGCTCCACGGTAAAACAGAACGCAGAGAACGCGCATCAGGCCAGCCAGCTTGCCCTTACCGCCTCTGATACCGCTTCTCAGGGCGGGAGCGTCGTGGGAGCCGCTGTCAGCCGCATGAAAGATATTATGGATAGTTCCAAACGTATTTCGGAAATTACGTCGGTTATCAACGGTATCGCTTTTCAGACCAATATTCTGGCGCTCAATGCGGCCGTTGAAGCCGCAAGAGCCGGGGATCAAGGGCGAGGCTTCGCCGTGGTGGCCGGTGAGGTGCGCTCATTAGCTCAGCGCAGTGCTCAGGCGGCAAAAGAGATTGAAGCGTTGATCAGCGAATCGGTCACGTTTGTTGAAGAGGGTTCGCGGCAGGTTGACCTGGCGGGTGAAACCATGAGCGGTATCGTCAACTCGGTGCTGCAGGTGAAAGATTTGATGCAGGAAATTGCCGCTGCGTCCGACGAACAAAACCGCGGCATTTCGCAGATTGCCCAGGCGATGTCCGAGATGGATACCACCACTCAGCAGAACGCCGCGCTAGTTCAGGAGTCGTCTGCGGCGGCCGGTAGCCTCGAAGATCAAGCCACCAAACTGCAACAGCTGGTTGATGTCTTCCGTTTGCCCGGTCAACAACCGGCTGTCGTGAGGTCTTCCGTGTTGCCAGTCAGACAGCCGCGCCCGGCAGTGGCGGGTGGCGGAGATGATGGATGGGAAACTTTTTAA
- a CDS encoding DUF4156 domain-containing protein, whose protein sequence is MYVKHLAGIIGASLLLAGCSSSNELTSGGQSVRFVEEKPAATCQYLGTATGSQSNWLSGQHGEEGGSLRGAANALRNQAAAMGGNVLYSVSSPTQGFLSSFVPTASEMNAQVYKCPN, encoded by the coding sequence ATGTACGTAAAACATTTAGCAGGGATTATTGGCGCCTCGCTTTTGCTGGCAGGGTGTAGCAGCAGTAATGAATTGACGAGCGGCGGGCAGAGCGTTCGCTTTGTCGAGGAGAAGCCGGCGGCAACCTGCCAGTATCTCGGCACCGCCACGGGTTCGCAGAGCAACTGGCTCTCAGGTCAGCATGGTGAGGAAGGCGGCTCGCTGCGCGGCGCGGCGAATGCATTGCGTAACCAGGCTGCAGCAATGGGCGGTAACGTGTTGTACAGCGTTTCAAGCCCAACACAAGGCTTCTTATCCAGCTTCGTGCCGACCGCCAGCGAAATGAATGCGCAAGTGTATAAATGCCCGAACTGA
- the groL gene encoding chaperonin GroEL (60 kDa chaperone family; promotes refolding of misfolded polypeptides especially under stressful conditions; forms two stacked rings of heptamers to form a barrel-shaped 14mer; ends can be capped by GroES; misfolded proteins enter the barrel where they are refolded when GroES binds): MAAKDVKFGNDARVKMLRGVNVLADAVKVTLGPKGRNVVLDKSFGAPTITKDGVSVAREIELEDKFENMGAQMVKEVASKANDAAGDGTTTATVLAQSIITEGLKAVAAGMNPMDLKRGIDKAVAAAVEELKALSVPCSDSKAIAQVGTISANSDETVGKLIAEAMDKVGKEGVITVEDGTGLQDELDVVEGMQFDRGYLSPYFINKPETGAVELESPFILLADKKVSNIREMLPVLEAVAKAGKPLLIIAEDVEGEALATLVVNTMRGIVKVAAVKAPGFGDRRKAMLQDIATLTGGTVISEEIGMELEKATLEDLGQAKRVVINKDTTTIIDGVGEEAAIQGRVTQIRQQIEEATSDYDREKLQERVAKLAGGVAVIKVGAATEVEMKEKKARVEDALHATRAAVEEGVVAGGGVALIRVASKIADLKGQNEDQNVGIKVALRAMEAPLRQIVLNCGEEPSVVANTVKAGDGNYGYNAATEEYGNMIDMGILDPTKVTRSALQYAASVAGLMITTECMVTDLPKGDAPDLGAAGGMGGMGGMGGMM, from the coding sequence ATGGCAGCTAAAGACGTAAAATTCGGTAATGACGCTCGTGTAAAAATGCTGCGCGGCGTGAATGTTCTGGCAGATGCAGTGAAAGTTACCCTCGGTCCGAAAGGCCGTAATGTGGTTCTGGATAAATCTTTCGGTGCACCGACCATCACCAAAGATGGCGTTTCTGTAGCACGTGAAATCGAACTGGAAGATAAGTTCGAAAACATGGGTGCGCAGATGGTGAAAGAAGTGGCTTCCAAAGCGAACGACGCTGCGGGCGACGGTACCACCACTGCAACCGTACTGGCGCAGTCCATCATCACCGAAGGCCTGAAAGCCGTTGCGGCGGGCATGAACCCGATGGATCTGAAACGTGGTATCGACAAAGCTGTTGCTGCTGCGGTTGAAGAGCTGAAAGCACTGTCCGTTCCGTGCTCTGACTCTAAAGCAATTGCGCAGGTTGGTACTATCTCCGCTAACTCCGATGAAACCGTAGGTAAACTGATCGCTGAAGCGATGGACAAAGTCGGTAAAGAAGGCGTGATTACCGTTGAAGATGGTACCGGTCTGCAGGACGAACTGGACGTGGTTGAAGGTATGCAGTTTGACCGCGGTTACCTCTCTCCTTACTTCATCAACAAGCCGGAAACTGGCGCTGTAGAACTGGAAAGCCCGTTCATCCTGCTGGCTGATAAAAAAGTTTCCAACATCCGCGAAATGCTGCCGGTTCTTGAAGCCGTTGCAAAAGCAGGCAAACCGCTGCTGATCATCGCTGAAGACGTGGAAGGCGAAGCACTGGCAACGCTGGTGGTGAACACCATGCGCGGCATCGTGAAAGTGGCTGCGGTTAAAGCACCTGGCTTCGGCGACCGTCGTAAAGCGATGCTGCAGGACATCGCAACTCTGACCGGTGGTACCGTGATTTCTGAAGAAATCGGTATGGAACTGGAAAAAGCGACTCTGGAAGATCTGGGCCAGGCTAAACGCGTTGTGATCAACAAAGACACTACCACCATCATCGATGGCGTGGGTGAAGAAGCGGCAATTCAGGGTCGTGTGACTCAGATTCGCCAGCAGATCGAAGAAGCCACTTCCGATTACGACCGTGAAAAACTGCAGGAGCGCGTAGCGAAACTGGCTGGCGGCGTTGCGGTTATCAAAGTTGGTGCGGCGACCGAAGTTGAAATGAAAGAGAAAAAAGCCCGCGTTGAAGATGCGCTGCACGCAACCCGTGCTGCCGTTGAAGAAGGCGTGGTAGCAGGTGGTGGCGTGGCGCTGATTCGCGTAGCCAGCAAAATCGCTGACCTGAAAGGTCAGAACGAAGATCAGAACGTGGGTATCAAAGTTGCGCTGCGCGCGATGGAAGCTCCGCTGCGTCAGATCGTGCTGAACTGCGGTGAAGAGCCGTCTGTTGTGGCGAATACCGTTAAAGCTGGCGACGGCAACTACGGTTACAACGCGGCTACCGAAGAGTACGGCAACATGATCGACATGGGTATCCTGGATCCGACGAAAGTGACCCGTTCTGCTCTGCAGTACGCGGCATCTGTAGCTGGTCTGATGATCACCACCGAGTGCATGGTGACCGACCTGCCGAAAGGCGATGCGCCGGACTTAGGTGCTGCCGGTGGTATGGGCGGCATGGGCGGTATGGGCGGCATGATGTAA
- a CDS encoding co-chaperone GroES: MSIRPLHDRVIVKRKEVESKSAGGIVLTGSAAGKSTRGEIIAVGKGRILENGTVQPLDVKVGDIVIFNDGYGVKAEKIDNEEVLIMSESDILAIVEA, from the coding sequence ATGAGTATTCGTCCGTTACATGATCGTGTGATCGTCAAACGTAAAGAAGTTGAGTCTAAATCTGCTGGCGGTATCGTGCTGACCGGTTCTGCGGCAGGTAAATCAACTCGTGGCGAAATCATCGCTGTCGGTAAGGGCCGCATCCTGGAAAACGGTACTGTGCAACCGCTGGACGTGAAAGTGGGTGATATCGTGATTTTCAACGATGGTTACGGTGTGAAGGCTGAGAAGATCGACAACGAAGAAGTGCTGATCATGTCCGAAAGCGACATTCTGGCAATTGTGGAAGCGTAA
- the yjeH gene encoding L-methionine/branched-chain amino acid transporter has protein sequence MSGLKQELGLAQGIGLLSTSLLGTGVFAVPALAALAAGNSSLWAWPLLILLVFPVAIVFAALGRHFPSAGGVAYFVGMAFGTRLERVTGWLFLSVIPVGLPAALHIAAGFWQGMFGWQGPQLLMTELGTLALIWLLGTRGAGSSANLQSIIAGLIVALIMAIWWRGGISFSDIPFPPISEVQVSAMSASLAVMFWCFVGLEAFAHLASEFKNPERDFPRALMIGLLLAGSVYWACTVVVLHFDVWRTQGAAASLPVIVVELFGKQALWIACIIGYLACFASLNIYIQSFARLVWSQAAYKPDSALAKLSRRQLPLNALNAVIICCMFCTLAIYAFNINLDTLIIYANGIFIMIYLLCMLAGCRLLQGRFKALAVLGSALCLLLLIIPGWKSLYAVFMLLALWLLLPKRRTTSMHSTQP, from the coding sequence ATGAGCGGATTAAAACAAGAGCTGGGGTTGGCTCAGGGCATTGGGTTACTTTCCACCTCCTTACTGGGCACCGGCGTGTTCGCCGTTCCGGCGCTGGCCGCGCTGGCCGCGGGCAACAGCAGCCTGTGGGCATGGCCGTTACTGATCCTGCTCGTGTTCCCGGTAGCCATTGTCTTTGCCGCGCTGGGCCGTCACTTCCCCAGCGCGGGTGGTGTAGCGTATTTCGTCGGGATGGCCTTCGGCACGCGTCTTGAACGTGTAACAGGCTGGTTGTTTCTCTCTGTTATCCCGGTCGGATTGCCCGCCGCGCTGCACATTGCCGCCGGTTTCTGGCAAGGCATGTTTGGCTGGCAGGGTCCGCAATTATTGATGACGGAGCTGGGTACGCTAGCGCTGATTTGGCTGCTGGGCACACGAGGCGCAGGTTCCAGCGCGAACCTGCAATCGATTATCGCCGGGTTGATCGTTGCGTTAATTATGGCGATCTGGTGGCGCGGCGGCATAAGTTTCAGCGATATCCCTTTTCCGCCAATCTCGGAAGTGCAAGTTTCGGCGATGTCGGCCTCGCTGGCGGTGATGTTCTGGTGTTTCGTCGGGCTTGAAGCTTTCGCCCATCTGGCCTCTGAATTCAAAAACCCCGAGCGGGATTTTCCTCGCGCATTGATGATTGGTCTGCTGCTGGCGGGCTCGGTTTACTGGGCTTGTACCGTGGTGGTGCTGCATTTCGATGTCTGGCGTACTCAGGGCGCAGCGGCGTCGCTGCCGGTGATTGTCGTAGAGTTGTTTGGTAAACAGGCGCTATGGATTGCCTGCATTATTGGTTATCTGGCCTGTTTCGCCAGTTTGAATATCTATATCCAGAGTTTTGCCCGGCTGGTATGGTCGCAGGCGGCATACAAGCCAGATAGCGCACTGGCGAAGCTCTCCAGACGCCAGTTGCCCTTAAATGCGCTGAACGCGGTAATTATCTGCTGCATGTTCTGCACGCTGGCAATTTACGCCTTCAACATTAATCTCGATACGCTGATCATCTACGCGAACGGCATTTTCATCATGATTTATTTGCTGTGCATGCTGGCGGGTTGCCGGTTGTTGCAAGGGCGATTTAAGGCACTGGCGGTACTCGGCAGTGCGTTATGTTTGCTGTTGTTGATCATTCCCGGCTGGAAGAGTCTTTACGCGGTTTTCATGCTGTTGGCATTGTGGTTACTGCTGCCAAAACGCCGTACGACGTCGATGCATTCCACTCAGCCATAA
- a CDS encoding FxsA family protein: MRWIPFIAIFLYVYIEISIFIQVAHVFGVLMTLILVIFTSVIGMSLVRNQGFKNFLLMQQKMAAGESPAAEMIKSVSLIIAGLLLVLPGFFTDFLGLLLLLPPVQKHLTLKLMPHLRFSRMPGGGFGAGGSDGQTFEGEYQRKDDQRDRLDNKDDR, from the coding sequence GTGCGCTGGATACCGTTTATTGCAATCTTTTTATACGTTTACATCGAGATCTCGATCTTTATTCAGGTCGCGCATGTTTTTGGCGTGCTGATGACACTGATTCTGGTGATCTTCACCTCGGTGATTGGCATGTCGCTGGTACGCAACCAGGGATTTAAGAACTTTTTGCTGATGCAGCAGAAGATGGCGGCGGGCGAAAGTCCGGCGGCGGAGATGATCAAAAGCGTTTCGCTGATTATCGCCGGCTTGTTGCTGGTGCTGCCAGGGTTCTTTACCGACTTCCTCGGTCTGCTGTTACTGCTGCCGCCAGTGCAAAAGCACCTGACGCTAAAACTGATGCCGCATTTACGTTTTTCGCGGATGCCGGGCGGCGGCTTTGGCGCAGGCGGTTCAGATGGGCAGACTTTTGAGGGCGAATATCAACGTAAAGACGATCAACGCGATCGTCTGGATAACAAAGACGATCGCTAG
- the aspA gene encoding aspartate ammonia-lyase: MLNNIRIEEDLLGTREVPADAYYGVHTLRAIENFYISNSKISDIPEFVRGMVMVKKAAALANKELQTIPKSIANAIVAACDEVLNNGKCMDQFPVDVYQGGAGTSVNMNTNEVLANIGLELMGHQKGEYQFLNPNDHVNKCQSTNDAYPTGFRIAVYASIVKLVDAIKQLGEGFENKAVEFKDILKMGRTQLQDAVPMTLGQEFHAFNVLLNEETKNLLRTAELLLEVNLGATAIGTRLNTPDGYQQLAVQKLAEVSNLPVVPAEDLIEATSDCGAYVMVHSSLKRLAVKLSKICNDLRLLSSGPRAGLNEINLPELQAGSSIMPAKVNPVVPEVVNQVCFKVIGNDTTVTMASEAGQLQLNVMEPVIGQAMFESVHILTNACYNLLEKCINGITANKAVCEGYVYNSIGIVTYLNPFIGHHNGDIVGKICAETGKSVREVVLERGLLTETELDDIFSAQNLMHPAYKAKRYTDESEQ; the protein is encoded by the coding sequence ATGTTAAACAACATTCGTATCGAAGAAGACTTGTTAGGTACCAGGGAAGTGCCAGCGGATGCCTATTACGGCGTGCATACTCTGAGAGCGATTGAAAACTTTTATATCAGCAACAGCAAAATCAGCGACATTCCTGAGTTTGTCCGTGGCATGGTGATGGTGAAAAAGGCGGCAGCGCTGGCGAACAAAGAGCTGCAAACCATCCCGAAAAGTATCGCCAACGCTATCGTTGCCGCATGTGATGAGGTCCTCAACAATGGCAAATGCATGGACCAGTTCCCGGTAGACGTCTATCAGGGCGGCGCGGGTACCTCCGTGAACATGAACACCAACGAAGTGCTGGCGAACATCGGTCTTGAGCTGATGGGGCATCAGAAAGGTGAATACCAGTTCCTCAACCCGAACGATCATGTTAACAAATGCCAGTCCACCAACGACGCCTACCCGACCGGGTTCCGTATCGCGGTGTACGCCTCCATCGTTAAACTGGTTGATGCCATCAAACAGCTCGGCGAAGGCTTCGAAAACAAAGCTGTGGAGTTCAAGGATATCCTGAAAATGGGCCGCACCCAGTTGCAGGACGCGGTGCCGATGACCCTGGGTCAGGAGTTCCACGCTTTCAACGTGCTGCTGAATGAAGAAACCAAAAACCTGCTGCGTACCGCCGAATTGCTGCTGGAAGTGAACCTTGGCGCAACGGCAATCGGTACGCGTCTCAACACCCCGGACGGCTACCAGCAACTGGCCGTGCAAAAACTGGCGGAAGTAAGCAACCTGCCAGTCGTTCCGGCGGAAGACCTGATTGAAGCCACCTCCGACTGCGGCGCCTACGTGATGGTGCACAGCTCGCTGAAACGCCTGGCAGTGAAACTCTCCAAAATCTGTAACGACTTGCGCCTGCTCTCCTCCGGGCCGCGCGCCGGGCTGAATGAAATCAACCTGCCGGAATTGCAGGCGGGTTCGTCCATCATGCCAGCGAAAGTGAACCCGGTGGTGCCGGAAGTGGTGAACCAGGTGTGCTTTAAAGTGATCGGCAATGACACCACCGTCACCATGGCGTCCGAAGCGGGCCAGTTGCAGTTGAACGTGATGGAGCCGGTGATTGGTCAGGCCATGTTTGAATCTGTGCACATTCTGACCAACGCCTGCTACAACCTGCTGGAGAAATGCATCAACGGCATTACCGCCAATAAAGCCGTATGTGAAGGCTACGTCTATAACTCCATCGGCATCGTCACCTACCTCAACCCGTTCATCGGCCACCACAACGGCGACATCGTTGGCAAGATTTGCGCCGAAACCGGTAAGAGCGTGCGTGAAGTCGTGCTGGAGCGTGGCCTGCTGACGGAAACGGAGCTGGACGACATTTTCTCTGCACAAAACCTGATGCATCCGGCTTATAAAGCGAAGCGTTATACCGATGAAAGCGAACAGTAA
- a CDS encoding anaerobic C4-dicarboxylate transporter translates to MFAAELVLVLIAIYLGARLGGIGIGFAGGLGVLVLTLFFQIKPGAIPFDVIEIIMAVIAAIAAMQVAGGMDYLVSLAEKMLRRHPKYITFLAPLVTWFMTILAGTGHTAFSTLPVITEVAKEQGIRPSRPLSIAVVASQIAITASPISAAVVFFAGILEPLGVSYLTLLAICIPVTLIAVMLTAVVCNFLGCELKDDPVYQERRAKGEVKLRGSQVFELKPHAKRSVLLFLIGIVAVMLYATAISPTVGLITNPVLPRNEAIVVFMLTIATLICLTCKIDTGEILNASTFKSGMSACICVLGVAWLGDTFVKHHIEDIQMVAGDLLHSYPWLLAVVLFFAATLLYSQAATTKALMPAALLLGVTPLTAIASFAAVSALFVLPTYPTLLAAVEMDDTGSTRIGKFVFNHAFLVPGVIAIALCVILGFIFGGILL, encoded by the coding sequence ATGTTTGCTGCAGAGCTTGTCCTCGTCCTGATTGCTATCTACCTTGGCGCCAGATTAGGCGGCATCGGCATTGGTTTTGCCGGTGGCCTTGGTGTACTGGTTCTCACCCTGTTCTTTCAAATCAAACCAGGGGCGATCCCCTTCGATGTCATAGAAATTATTATGGCGGTCATCGCCGCTATCGCTGCTATGCAGGTAGCGGGCGGGATGGATTATCTGGTGAGCCTGGCGGAAAAAATGCTGCGCCGCCATCCGAAGTACATCACCTTTCTCGCGCCGCTGGTCACCTGGTTTATGACCATTCTCGCCGGTACCGGGCACACCGCGTTTTCCACACTGCCGGTAATTACCGAAGTAGCGAAAGAGCAAGGTATTCGCCCGTCGCGTCCGCTGTCGATTGCTGTCGTTGCCTCGCAAATTGCGATTACCGCGTCGCCCATCTCCGCGGCGGTGGTCTTTTTTGCCGGCATCCTTGAACCGCTTGGCGTCAGCTATCTAACGCTGCTGGCAATCTGTATTCCGGTGACGCTGATTGCGGTCATGCTGACGGCGGTGGTCTGTAACTTCCTCGGCTGCGAGCTGAAAGATGATCCGGTCTATCAGGAGCGCCGGGCAAAAGGCGAAGTGAAGTTGCGCGGCAGCCAGGTTTTTGAATTAAAACCTCATGCTAAACGTTCGGTGCTGCTGTTCCTGATTGGTATTGTCGCGGTCATGCTCTACGCAACCGCCATCAGCCCGACCGTTGGATTAATCACCAACCCGGTACTGCCGCGTAACGAAGCGATTGTGGTGTTTATGCTGACCATCGCCACGCTGATTTGCCTGACCTGCAAAATCGACACTGGCGAAATCCTGAATGCCAGTACCTTCAAATCCGGTATGAGCGCCTGTATTTGTGTGCTCGGCGTGGCGTGGCTCGGCGATACGTTCGTGAAACACCATATTGAAGATATCCAGATGGTGGCGGGCGATCTGCTGCACAGCTATCCGTGGCTGCTGGCGGTAGTGCTGTTCTTCGCCGCAACGCTGCTCTATTCGCAAGCCGCGACCACCAAAGCGCTGATGCCTGCTGCGCTGCTGCTCGGCGTCACCCCGCTGACGGCAATTGCATCGTTTGCCGCCGTTTCCGCGCTGTTTGTGCTGCCCACTTACCCAACTCTGCTGGCGGCGGTCGAAATGGATGACACCGGCTCAACGCGCATCGGCAAGTTTGTTTTTAACCATGCGTTCCTCGTTCCCGGTGTGATCGCCATTGCCCTGTGCGTCATACTGGGCTTTATCTTCGGCGGTATCTTGTTGTAA
- the cutA gene encoding divalent cation tolerance protein CutA translates to MNTPDAVVVLCTAPDEATAQDLAAKVLADKLAACVTILPGATSLYYWEGKLEQEYEVQLLLKTDVAHLEDLFASIKAHHPYQTPELLALPVTHGDYDYLSWLNASLR, encoded by the coding sequence ATGAACACGCCTGACGCCGTTGTTGTACTCTGCACTGCCCCGGATGAAGCCACCGCCCAGGATCTGGCGGCCAAAGTGCTGGCAGATAAACTCGCTGCCTGTGTCACTATTTTGCCGGGCGCGACTTCGCTCTATTACTGGGAAGGCAAACTCGAACAAGAGTATGAAGTGCAACTGCTGCTTAAAACTGACGTCGCACATCTCGAAGATCTCTTCGCCAGCATCAAAGCGCACCATCCTTACCAGACCCCGGAATTACTGGCTTTACCCGTCACTCACGGAGATTACGATTACCTCTCATGGCTCAACGCATCTTTACGCTGA
- a CDS encoding protein-disulfide reductase DsbD has protein sequence MAQRIFTLILLLCSTSAFAGLFDAPGRSSFVPADQAFTFDFQQHQHDLTLNWQVKEGYYLYRQQIRVTPAQATLGVLTLPKGEMHEDEFYGKTEIYRKRLNLPLDINAAAKGATLTVTYQGCADAGFCYPPETKVVPLMEVATATPVNAPPAATQETTASPLPFSALWALLIGIGIAFTPCVLPMYPLISGIVLGGKQRLATPRALLLAFIYVQGMALTYTALGLVVAAAGLSFQAALQHPYVLIGLSALFTLLALSMFGLFTLQLPSALQTRLTLWSNRQQGGSVGGVFAMGAIAGLICSPCTTAPLSAILLYIAQSGNLWLGGGTLYLYALGMGLPLILVTVFGNRLLPKSGPWMEQVKTAFGFVILALPVFLLERVLGETWGLRLWSLLGVAFFGWAFITSLGAKRAFVRVLQIALLGAALVCARPLQDWAFGDPTAQTHSPLAFTPVSTVDDLNQALAQANGRPVMLDLYADWCVACKEFEKYTFSDARVQAALKDTVLLQANVTANNAQDAALLRHLNVLGLPTILFFDAQGHEQPAARVTGFMDAAAFAAHLRNRAP, from the coding sequence ATGGCTCAACGCATCTTTACGCTGATCCTGCTGCTGTGCAGCACATCCGCCTTTGCGGGCTTATTCGACGCGCCCGGTCGCTCCAGTTTTGTGCCCGCCGACCAGGCGTTTACCTTTGATTTTCAGCAGCATCAGCATGATTTAACGCTCAACTGGCAGGTGAAAGAGGGTTACTACCTTTATCGCCAGCAAATTCGCGTCACCCCGGCGCAAGCAACCCTTGGCGTGTTAACGCTGCCAAAAGGGGAGATGCATGAAGATGAGTTCTACGGCAAAACGGAAATCTACCGTAAACGGCTGAACCTGCCGCTCGATATCAACGCGGCGGCAAAAGGCGCGACGCTGACCGTCACTTACCAGGGCTGCGCCGATGCCGGGTTCTGTTATCCGCCGGAAACCAAAGTGGTGCCGCTGATGGAAGTCGCAACGGCTACGCCAGTAAATGCGCCACCAGCCGCAACGCAGGAAACCACCGCAAGCCCGCTCCCCTTCTCTGCCCTGTGGGCGCTGTTGATCGGCATTGGTATCGCCTTTACGCCGTGCGTGTTGCCAATGTACCCGCTGATTTCCGGTATTGTGCTTGGCGGAAAACAGCGTCTTGCCACACCACGCGCGCTGCTGCTGGCGTTTATCTACGTGCAAGGGATGGCGCTTACCTATACGGCGCTGGGGCTGGTCGTTGCGGCAGCAGGGTTATCATTCCAGGCGGCGCTGCAACACCCGTACGTGCTGATTGGCTTGTCGGCACTGTTCACGCTGCTGGCGCTGTCGATGTTCGGCCTGTTTACCTTACAACTTCCTTCTGCGCTGCAAACCCGCTTGACCCTGTGGAGCAATCGCCAGCAGGGCGGCTCCGTGGGCGGGGTGTTTGCCATGGGCGCGATAGCCGGGCTGATTTGTTCGCCCTGCACCACCGCGCCGTTAAGCGCGATCCTGCTCTATATTGCGCAAAGCGGTAACCTGTGGCTCGGCGGCGGTACGCTCTATCTTTACGCGCTGGGCATGGGTTTGCCGCTGATCCTCGTGACTGTGTTTGGCAACCGTCTGCTGCCAAAAAGCGGGCCGTGGATGGAGCAGGTCAAAACCGCGTTTGGCTTTGTGATCCTCGCCCTGCCGGTCTTTCTGCTGGAGCGCGTGCTCGGTGAAACGTGGGGGCTGCGGCTGTGGTCGCTGCTCGGCGTGGCGTTTTTCGGCTGGGCATTTATCACCAGCCTTGGCGCGAAGCGTGCGTTTGTCCGCGTGCTGCAAATCGCGCTTCTCGGCGCGGCGCTGGTCTGCGCGCGTCCGTTACAGGATTGGGCGTTTGGTGACCCTACCGCGCAGACGCACTCGCCGCTGGCCTTCACGCCTGTTTCGACCGTCGACGACCTGAACCAGGCGCTGGCGCAGGCCAACGGCCGCCCGGTGATGCTGGATCTCTACGCAGACTGGTGCGTAGCGTGTAAAGAATTTGAGAAGTACACCTTTAGCGATGCCCGCGTACAGGCTGCGCTGAAAGATACCGTGTTATTGCAGGCCAACGTAACGGCCAACAACGCGCAGGACGCCGCGCTGCTACGCCATCTCAATGTGCTGGGTCTGCCAACGATTCTGTTTTTCGACGCGCAAGGCCATGAGCAACCGGCAGCCCGGGTGACCGGGTTTATGGACGCCGCCGCATTCGCCGCGCATTTGCGCAATCGCGCCCCGTAA